From one Peptoniphilaceae bacterium AMB_02 genomic stretch:
- a CDS encoding nucleotidyltransferase family protein has protein sequence MRICAVIQASGMSKRMGTDKLRLPVKGMEMYKYIIKEVSKAKLDKVVLVSKDKEILDYGKKHGFMTILNEDYKLGQSRSIVLAMQELKDFDAIMFFVADQPFLKAETIEKLIEEFGKTDKGIVIPVYNAKRGSPVIFSSIYKEDLMALKGEERGRLIIEKHLPDVEFIEIEDGLQGIDIDNMEDYERYCV, from the coding sequence ATGAGAATTTGTGCAGTAATCCAAGCCTCGGGGATGTCTAAGCGAATGGGAACGGACAAGCTTAGACTCCCTGTAAAGGGAATGGAGATGTATAAATACATTATTAAAGAAGTAAGTAAGGCAAAATTAGATAAAGTTGTACTGGTTTCTAAGGATAAAGAAATCCTCGACTACGGCAAAAAACATGGTTTTATGACTATTCTAAACGAAGACTATAAATTGGGACAAAGTAGATCAATAGTACTGGCCATGCAGGAGCTGAAAGACTTCGATGCTATAATGTTTTTTGTGGCCGATCAACCCTTTCTAAAAGCTGAAACGATTGAAAAACTAATCGAGGAATTCGGTAAAACAGATAAAGGTATAGTGATACCCGTATATAATGCCAAGAGAGGAAGCCCTGTGATATTCTCTTCTATATATAAGGAAGACTTAATGGCGTTAAAAGGAGAGGAAAGGGGCAGGCTGATTATTGAAAAGCATCTACCGGATGTTGAATTTATAGAAATTGAAGATGGTCTACAAGGTATAGATATTGATAATATGGAAGATTACGAAAGGTATTGTGTATGA
- the dpaL gene encoding diaminopropionate ammonia-lyase — protein sequence MAEKYQVVTHDLSKREKAPLEFLNEDVAKSTLAFHSSFDQYEKTPLVELKNLAGYLGLKNAFIKDESYRFGLNAFKVLGGSYAIGKYIAELLGKDLDDLPYSKLISDEVKKELGDVTFITATDGNHGRGVAWTAMELKQKSIVYMPKGSATERLENIRACGSKAEIKDMNYDECVRLCNSEAEEFGYVMVQDTAWEGYEDIPTWIMQGYTTMAYEAYLDLEAKGVKPTHIFLQAGVGSMASAVTGFFSSVYKGDDKPVITVVEPEKANCIFKTAKADDGQLHFVTGDMDTIMAGLACGEPCTIGWDVLSSYAEHYLSVPDDSAAHGMRVLGNPLGDDKRVISGESGAATLGVVSQIMEKPELAEFKEALGLDENSVVLFFSTEGDTDAKNYRDIVWNGKNPNL from the coding sequence ATGGCAGAAAAATATCAAGTAGTCACTCACGATCTAAGTAAGAGAGAGAAAGCACCATTAGAATTTTTAAATGAAGATGTAGCTAAATCTACACTTGCTTTCCACTCCAGTTTTGACCAGTATGAAAAAACACCACTAGTAGAATTAAAAAACTTAGCGGGATATCTAGGATTAAAGAATGCATTTATCAAGGATGAATCTTATAGATTTGGTCTAAATGCGTTTAAAGTACTTGGCGGATCTTATGCAATAGGTAAATATATTGCGGAATTACTTGGAAAGGACTTGGATGATCTTCCATATTCAAAATTAATTTCAGACGAAGTTAAAAAGGAACTAGGAGATGTAACTTTTATAACTGCAACTGATGGAAACCATGGTAGAGGAGTAGCTTGGACTGCTATGGAACTTAAACAAAAGTCTATAGTTTATATGCCAAAGGGATCAGCTACTGAAAGACTTGAAAATATTAGAGCTTGTGGTTCAAAAGCTGAAATCAAAGATATGAACTATGACGAATGCGTTAGATTATGTAATAGTGAAGCAGAAGAGTTTGGTTATGTAATGGTACAAGACACTGCTTGGGAAGGCTATGAAGATATTCCTACTTGGATTATGCAAGGATATACTACAATGGCTTATGAAGCTTATCTCGACCTTGAAGCTAAAGGAGTTAAGCCGACTCATATATTCCTACAAGCAGGAGTAGGTTCAATGGCATCTGCTGTTACAGGATTCTTCTCCTCAGTATATAAGGGAGATGACAAACCTGTAATTACAGTAGTAGAGCCTGAGAAAGCAAATTGTATATTTAAGACAGCTAAAGCGGATGATGGACAATTACACTTTGTAACTGGCGACATGGACACAATAATGGCGGGACTGGCTTGTGGAGAACCATGTACAATCGGCTGGGATGTACTTTCTTCATATGCTGAACATTACCTATCAGTACCGGACGATTCAGCAGCTCACGGAATGAGAGTATTAGGAAATCCACTTGGAGATGACAAGAGAGTTATATCCGGAGAAAGTGGAGCTGCAACTCTAGGCGTTGTATCGCAAATCATGGAAAAACCTGAACTGGCAGAATTCAAAGAAGCTCTTGGACTGGACGAAAACTCAGTTGTATTATTCTTCAGTACTGAAGGAGATACAGATGCAAAGAACTACAGAGATATTGTTTGGAATGGGAAAAACCCAAACTTATAA
- a CDS encoding molybdopterin cofactor-binding domain-containing protein gives MLSWSLEAAVAIPEDGGVRVITSGQGIFDEYRELTDMLGLEEGKVRIQSAYVGGGFGGKEDMSVQHHAALMAYLSQKPVKVLLSRQESINVHPKRHAMWITMKVGCDENGKLQGMKAEIISDTGAYSSLGGPVLQRACTHAGGPYSFTDVDIEGRAYFTNNPPGGAFRGFGVTQSCFAMESCINDLAEQVGISGWEMRKRNAVRIGESLPNGQIADEGTSIYETIMAVEDYYKEMSKRDDVYVGIACAMKNAGLGVGVPDIGRCKLAVIDGKVHIRTSAGAIGQGLQTIIYQMTINSTGLKPEDIVVDHPDSLLTPDSGTTTASRQTVFTGEAVKAAGNKLREALKTKTLDELNGEIFYGEYSFDSDPMGSPKPNPVSHVAYGYATEVVVIDREGKVIEVLASHDSGTIINPTTAEGQVEGGVLMSMGYAVTEDFPLLNGIPQVKYGTLGLLRATDAPEIKVIFKANNDVDLAYGAKGIGEIAAIPAAPAIQNAYYKKDGIFRTKLPMEDTFYKKAKK, from the coding sequence ATGCTTTCATGGAGCCTGGAAGCTGCAGTTGCCATACCTGAAGACGGAGGAGTTAGAGTAATAACAAGTGGACAAGGTATATTTGACGAATATAGAGAACTGACAGATATGTTGGGTTTGGAAGAGGGGAAAGTAAGAATCCAATCTGCATATGTGGGTGGCGGATTTGGTGGTAAGGAAGATATGTCGGTACAGCATCATGCAGCACTTATGGCTTATCTTAGCCAGAAACCTGTGAAAGTTCTCCTATCCAGACAAGAGAGTATAAATGTACATCCTAAGAGACATGCTATGTGGATTACGATGAAAGTTGGATGTGATGAAAACGGTAAACTACAAGGAATGAAAGCCGAAATCATATCAGATACAGGTGCTTATTCATCGCTGGGCGGACCGGTTCTACAAAGGGCCTGTACTCATGCAGGAGGACCATATAGTTTTACAGATGTAGACATAGAAGGAAGAGCCTACTTTACAAACAATCCTCCGGGAGGAGCATTTAGAGGATTTGGAGTAACGCAATCTTGCTTCGCAATGGAATCATGTATCAATGATTTAGCCGAGCAAGTTGGTATTTCCGGATGGGAAATGAGAAAGAGAAATGCAGTAAGAATTGGAGAATCATTACCTAATGGACAGATAGCTGATGAGGGAACTTCCATATACGAAACTATTATGGCCGTTGAAGACTACTACAAGGAGATGTCAAAAAGAGACGATGTCTATGTAGGTATAGCTTGTGCAATGAAAAATGCAGGTCTTGGTGTTGGAGTTCCGGATATAGGAAGATGTAAACTTGCAGTTATAGACGGTAAGGTCCATATTAGAACTTCAGCAGGAGCTATTGGACAAGGACTTCAGACTATTATTTATCAGATGACTATAAATTCGACCGGATTAAAACCGGAAGATATCGTAGTAGATCATCCTGATTCCCTACTTACACCGGACTCGGGAACAACGACTGCATCCAGACAGACTGTATTCACAGGAGAAGCTGTAAAAGCTGCTGGAAATAAACTTAGAGAAGCTCTCAAAACAAAGACATTGGACGAATTAAATGGTGAGATATTCTACGGAGAGTATTCATTTGATTCTGATCCGATGGGATCACCAAAACCAAATCCTGTAAGCCACGTAGCCTATGGATATGCTACTGAAGTTGTAGTTATAGACCGTGAAGGAAAAGTCATAGAAGTACTGGCTTCTCATGACTCAGGAACAATAATTAACCCAACGACTGCAGAAGGGCAGGTTGAAGGTGGGGTACTAATGTCTATGGGCTATGCCGTAACTGAAGACTTCCCGCTATTAAACGGAATACCTCAGGTTAAATACGGAACTCTTGGACTGCTTAGAGCAACAGATGCACCTGAAATAAAAGTAATATTTAAAGCTAATAATGATGTAGACTTGGCTTACGGTGCAAAGGGAATCGGTGAGATTGCGGCAATTCCTGCAGCACCAGCAATTCAGAATGCATACTATAAGAAAGATGGAATATTTAGGACTAAATTACCGATGGAAGACACTTTCTATAAAAAGGCTAAAAAATGA
- a CDS encoding 2Fe-2S iron-sulfur cluster-binding protein has translation MFNLNVNRVEYQHEEDLKLIDYLREVLKLKGVKDGCAAGACGACSVIADGKLIRACIMKLSKLEGKKIITIEGLSERERDVYGYAFAKAGAVQCGFCIPGMVMAAKVLIDVNNNPARDEIKKAIRGNICRCTGYIKIIDAIEIAAELIRTGNEVPENTDTGAIGERTMRVDAIPKTIGTAKYADDYEVEGMVYGKAIRPPAARCKVLSIDPSKALEMDGVIGVYTADDIPGDRYIGHLQKDYPVMIAVGEETRFIGDAVALIVTETKEMLEEAAGAVEIEYEELPPVNNPFEAMKDDAPQIHGEGFKQFGSHYIPVNNVMSHQALKRGDVVAAFARSKYFSEHTFQVPFTEHAFMEPGSCSCHT, from the coding sequence ATGTTTAATTTAAACGTAAACAGAGTAGAGTATCAGCATGAGGAAGATTTAAAACTCATAGACTATTTGAGAGAAGTACTTAAACTAAAGGGTGTAAAGGACGGATGCGCAGCTGGTGCGTGTGGTGCTTGTTCAGTAATTGCAGACGGGAAACTCATACGTGCTTGTATAATGAAATTATCAAAACTTGAAGGTAAGAAGATTATCACAATCGAAGGACTGTCAGAAAGAGAAAGAGACGTTTACGGTTATGCATTTGCAAAAGCCGGGGCTGTTCAATGCGGATTCTGTATCCCTGGGATGGTAATGGCTGCAAAAGTATTGATAGATGTGAACAATAATCCTGCAAGAGATGAAATTAAAAAGGCAATAAGAGGTAATATCTGTAGATGTACAGGTTATATCAAAATAATTGATGCCATAGAAATTGCTGCAGAACTTATCAGGACCGGAAATGAAGTGCCGGAAAATACTGATACTGGAGCTATCGGCGAGAGAACAATGCGTGTAGATGCAATACCTAAGACTATAGGAACTGCGAAATACGCAGATGATTATGAAGTAGAGGGAATGGTATACGGAAAAGCTATAAGACCGCCGGCAGCAAGATGTAAAGTTCTGTCGATTGACCCATCCAAAGCGCTTGAAATGGATGGCGTTATTGGAGTGTATACAGCTGATGACATACCTGGAGACAGATATATAGGTCACCTTCAGAAAGACTATCCCGTAATGATTGCAGTCGGGGAAGAGACCAGGTTTATAGGCGATGCTGTGGCACTTATCGTTACAGAAACCAAAGAAATGCTTGAGGAAGCAGCCGGTGCAGTAGAGATCGAATATGAAGAATTACCACCTGTAAATAATCCTTTCGAGGCAATGAAGGATGATGCTCCGCAGATTCATGGTGAGGGCTTTAAACAATTTGGTAGTCACTACATCCCTGTAAACAATGTTATGAGCCATCAAGCACTTAAACGTGGAGATGTAGTAGCTGCATTTGCAAGATCTAAATACTTCTCTGAGCATACATTCCAGGTACCGTTTACTGAGCATGCTTTCATGGAGCCTGGAAGCTGCAGTTGCCATACCTGA
- the yqeB gene encoding selenium-dependent molybdenum cofactor biosynthesis protein YqeB produces the protein MIIEEIVIVRGGGDVATGCIQKLYRSGFNVLVLESGNPLCIRRTVSVAEAMVSGLTEVEDMTAKRVKDISEALDTINKGIIPVLEDVEGNSIEGIKPIAVIDATIAKKNIGTNRNMAPITIALGPGYYAGRDVDYVIETNRGHNLGRIIFEGFAAENTHKPGLIGGYDNERVYYSPMKSTIKVVKDITERVKKGDVIACANDVEVKADIDGVVRGMIRDGAVVGKHTKIADIDPRDDAEKYCFTISDKARNIGGAVLEALMIGLNRMNSNNYQIDKK, from the coding sequence ATGATTATTGAAGAAATAGTGATAGTAAGAGGCGGAGGAGATGTTGCTACCGGTTGCATTCAAAAACTTTATAGATCCGGTTTTAACGTCTTGGTTCTGGAGAGTGGCAATCCATTATGCATAAGAAGAACAGTATCTGTTGCTGAAGCTATGGTTAGCGGATTGACCGAGGTTGAAGATATGACTGCAAAAAGGGTTAAAGACATCTCTGAAGCATTAGACACTATAAATAAGGGAATAATCCCTGTATTAGAGGATGTAGAAGGAAATTCTATAGAAGGAATAAAACCCATTGCAGTGATAGACGCCACGATTGCAAAGAAAAATATAGGAACCAATAGAAATATGGCACCGATTACTATTGCCTTAGGACCGGGATATTATGCCGGCCGCGATGTGGATTATGTAATTGAAACTAATAGAGGACATAATCTGGGAAGAATAATATTCGAGGGATTCGCTGCTGAAAATACACATAAACCTGGACTGATTGGAGGATATGATAATGAAAGAGTTTATTATTCGCCTATGAAGTCAACCATCAAGGTAGTAAAAGATATAACCGAAAGAGTTAAAAAAGGAGACGTCATTGCGTGTGCAAACGATGTCGAAGTAAAAGCCGACATAGATGGAGTAGTAAGAGGTATGATTCGTGACGGCGCAGTGGTTGGAAAACATACGAAGATAGCTGATATAGATCCGAGAGATGATGCTGAAAAGTACTGTTTTACGATATCCGATAAAGCCAGAAATATAGGTGGTGCAGTTTTGGAGGCTTTAATGATAGGCTTAAATCGCATGAATTCAAACAATTATCAAATTGATAAAAAATAA
- a CDS encoding YgeY family selenium metabolism-linked hydrolase — protein sequence MAELNLDFEAIKAQAESYRADMTKFLRDLILLKGESCEEGDKAKRIKEEMEKVGFNKAWIDKQGNVLGEMGTGEKQIAFDAHIDTVGIGNIDNWEFDPYEGFEDETTIGGRGTSDQLGGIVSAVYGAKIMKDLDLLNDKYRVLVTGTVQEEDCDGNCWLYMIEQENIRPEFVVSTEPTDGGIYRGQRGRMEIRVDVQGVSCHGSAPERGKNAIYMMADILKEVEALNENPAEGVEIKGLVKMLDEKYNPEWKEANFLGRGTVTTSQIFYTSPSRCAVADSCSISLDRRMTAGESWEYCIEEIENLPSVKKHGAKVSLYKYARPSWTGLSYEQDAYFPTWVIPEDHKVTKALEAAHKGLYGDERQGPASQIEMRKARPLTDKWTFSTNGVAIMGRHNIPVIGFGPGAEAQAHAPNEVTWKDDLVQSAAVYAALPTAYVAE from the coding sequence ATGGCAGAATTAAATTTAGATTTTGAAGCTATAAAAGCACAAGCTGAAAGTTATAGAGCAGATATGACTAAATTCCTTAGAGACTTAATCCTTCTTAAAGGAGAAAGCTGTGAGGAAGGCGATAAAGCTAAAAGAATCAAAGAAGAAATGGAAAAAGTTGGATTCAACAAAGCTTGGATCGACAAGCAAGGTAATGTACTTGGAGAAATGGGTACAGGAGAAAAACAAATCGCATTTGACGCTCATATAGATACAGTTGGTATCGGTAATATCGACAACTGGGAATTCGATCCATATGAAGGATTCGAAGATGAGACTACTATCGGTGGTAGAGGAACTTCTGACCAATTAGGCGGAATTGTTTCTGCAGTATATGGCGCTAAAATAATGAAAGACCTTGATCTTCTAAACGATAAATACAGAGTACTAGTTACAGGAACTGTTCAAGAAGAAGACTGTGACGGAAACTGCTGGTTATACATGATCGAGCAAGAAAATATCAGACCTGAGTTCGTAGTATCTACTGAGCCAACTGATGGTGGAATCTACAGAGGTCAAAGAGGAAGAATGGAAATCAGAGTAGACGTACAAGGAGTATCTTGTCACGGTTCTGCACCTGAAAGAGGAAAGAACGCTATCTACATGATGGCTGACATTCTTAAAGAAGTTGAAGCATTAAACGAAAACCCAGCTGAAGGCGTTGAAATCAAAGGACTTGTAAAAATGCTTGACGAAAAATACAATCCTGAGTGGAAAGAAGCTAACTTCCTTGGAAGAGGAACAGTTACTACTTCACAAATTTTCTACACTTCACCATCAAGATGTGCAGTTGCTGACTCATGTTCTATCTCTCTAGACAGAAGAATGACAGCTGGTGAATCTTGGGAATACTGTATAGAAGAAATTGAAAACTTACCATCAGTTAAAAAGCATGGTGCAAAAGTTTCTCTATACAAATACGCTAGACCATCTTGGACAGGTTTATCATATGAGCAAGACGCATATTTCCCAACTTGGGTAATTCCAGAAGATCATAAAGTAACTAAAGCTTTAGAAGCTGCTCATAAAGGACTATATGGAGATGAGAGACAAGGTCCTGCTAGCCAAATCGAAATGAGAAAAGCTAGACCACTTACTGACAAATGGACTTTCTCAACCAATGGTGTAGCTATCATGGGAAGACATAATATTCCTGTTATTGGATTTGGTCCTGGTGCTGAAGCTCAAGCACATGCTCCAAACGAAGTTACATGGAAAGACGACTTAGTACAAAGTGCAGCAGTTTATGCAGCTCTACCAACTGCATACGTAGCTGAGTAA
- the ygeW gene encoding knotted carbamoyltransferase YgeW, with protein MNFEQLLEKLSGLDYANLYHEDFLHTWDKTQDELEAIFTVADALRDLRENNISTRIFDSGLGISLFRDNSTRTRFSFSSACNMLGLEIQDLDEGKSQIAHGETVKETANMISFMADVIGIRDDMYIGKGYTYMKNVSEYVQEGHNDGVLEQRPTIVNLQCDIDHPTQTMADMLHIIHEFGGVENLKGKKIAMTWAYSPSYGKPLSVPQGIIGLMTRFGMEVVLAHPEGYEVMPEVEEIAKKNAEQYGGKFSKTNSMAEAFENADIVYPKSWAPFAAMEKRTVLYGDGKFDEIDVLEQELLKENANHKDWACTEELMKLTKDGKALYMHCLPADITGLSCEEGEVDESVFDRYRIPLYKEASYKPYVIAAMIFLQKMKNAEKTLKELKDAAVPRVK; from the coding sequence ATGAATTTTGAGCAATTACTTGAAAAACTTAGTGGATTGGATTACGCAAACCTATATCATGAGGATTTTTTACACACTTGGGATAAAACACAAGACGAATTAGAAGCTATCTTTACAGTAGCGGATGCACTTAGAGACTTAAGAGAAAACAATATTTCAACTAGAATCTTTGATTCAGGACTTGGAATTTCACTTTTCAGAGACAACTCTACAAGAACCAGATTCTCTTTCTCATCAGCATGTAATATGCTAGGATTAGAGATCCAAGATTTAGATGAAGGAAAATCACAAATCGCTCACGGTGAGACTGTAAAAGAAACTGCAAATATGATTTCATTCATGGCAGATGTTATCGGTATCAGAGATGACATGTATATTGGGAAAGGCTACACATACATGAAGAATGTTTCTGAATATGTTCAAGAAGGACATAATGACGGGGTTCTAGAGCAAAGACCAACTATCGTTAACCTACAATGTGATATAGACCATCCAACTCAAACTATGGCAGACATGCTTCACATTATCCATGAGTTTGGTGGAGTAGAAAACCTAAAAGGTAAGAAAATCGCTATGACTTGGGCATACTCTCCATCATATGGTAAGCCACTATCAGTTCCTCAAGGAATCATAGGACTTATGACCAGATTCGGTATGGAAGTTGTACTTGCACATCCGGAAGGATACGAAGTAATGCCTGAAGTTGAAGAAATTGCTAAGAAAAATGCTGAGCAATACGGCGGAAAATTCAGCAAAACAAATAGTATGGCTGAAGCTTTCGAAAACGCTGACATTGTTTATCCAAAGAGCTGGGCACCATTTGCAGCAATGGAAAAGAGAACTGTTCTTTACGGAGACGGCAAATTTGACGAAATAGACGTACTTGAGCAAGAATTATTAAAAGAAAATGCTAATCATAAAGATTGGGCTTGTACAGAAGAATTAATGAAACTTACTAAAGACGGAAAAGCTCTTTACATGCACTGTCTACCAGCAGACATCACAGGACTTAGCTGTGAAGAAGGAGAAGTTGACGAGTCTGTATTTGACAGATATAGAATACCTCTATACAAAGAAGCAAGCTATAAGCCATATGTAATAGCAGCTATGATCTTCTTACAAAAAATGAAAAATGCAGAAAAAACACTTAAAGAACTTAAAGACGCTGCAGTACCAAGAGTAAAATAA